One Mucilaginibacter ginkgonis genomic region harbors:
- the spt gene encoding serine palmitoyltransferase, translating to MGKKLHDKIAQFQDANNVRKSGAYPFFRPISSGQDTEVIIDGQRVLMFGSNSYLGLTNHPAIKEAAVKATNKYGTGCAGSRFLNGTLDIHIELEERLANYVKKEAAVLFSTGFQVNLGVLSCITGRNDYLILDEYDHASIIDGSRLSFSRVIKYAHNDMADLQRKLSLLPEEAVKVIAVDGIFSMEGDLVKLPEVVELADKYGANIMVDDAHSLGVIGDKGAGTASHFGMTEDVDLIMGTFSKSFASLGGFIAADYATIDYLKHRARSLMFSASMTPGSVASVIAALDIIESEPERITKLWDNTNYAMKLLVEEGFDLGPTASPILPIYIRDNHKTFMVTKMLQDSGVFVNPVVSPAVPSDSSLLRFSLMATHTFAQIDEAIEKMVRVCKEVGVETIKERI from the coding sequence ATGGGTAAAAAACTACACGATAAAATCGCTCAGTTCCAGGACGCCAACAACGTTCGGAAATCGGGGGCCTACCCCTTTTTCAGGCCAATTTCTTCGGGCCAGGATACTGAGGTTATTATTGATGGTCAGCGGGTGTTGATGTTTGGTTCTAACTCTTACCTGGGTTTAACTAACCATCCTGCTATTAAAGAAGCTGCAGTAAAAGCAACAAATAAGTATGGCACCGGTTGTGCCGGATCTCGTTTCTTAAACGGTACCCTTGATATACACATTGAGTTAGAAGAAAGACTTGCTAATTATGTAAAGAAAGAAGCCGCAGTTTTATTCAGCACAGGTTTTCAGGTTAATTTAGGTGTGTTATCATGCATTACCGGCCGTAACGATTATTTGATTTTAGATGAATACGACCACGCCTCTATAATAGATGGCAGCCGTTTGTCATTTTCAAGGGTGATTAAATATGCCCACAATGACATGGCAGACCTTCAGCGTAAATTAAGTTTACTACCTGAAGAAGCCGTTAAAGTAATTGCTGTTGATGGCATATTCAGCATGGAGGGTGATTTGGTTAAATTACCTGAGGTTGTTGAACTTGCTGATAAGTACGGCGCAAACATTATGGTTGATGATGCCCACAGTTTAGGCGTTATCGGCGACAAAGGTGCAGGTACAGCGTCGCACTTCGGCATGACTGAAGATGTAGATCTTATTATGGGTACTTTCAGTAAATCATTTGCATCATTAGGCGGCTTTATTGCCGCTGATTATGCAACTATTGATTACCTGAAACATCGCGCACGTTCTTTAATGTTTAGCGCAAGTATGACACCAGGTTCTGTAGCCAGCGTAATTGCCGCGTTAGATATCATCGAATCTGAGCCTGAGCGCATCACCAAGCTTTGGGATAATACTAACTATGCCATGAAATTATTGGTTGAAGAAGGTTTTGACCTTGGCCCAACCGCTAGCCCGATATTACCAATCTATATCCGCGATAACCATAAGACATTTATGGTGACTAAGATGCTGCAAGACTCGGGAGTATTTGTAAACCCTGTCGTTTCCCCGGCTGTTCCTTCAGACTCATCATTATTACGATTCTCATTAATGGCGACACATACCTTTGCGCAGATAGATGAAGCCATTGAAAAAATGGTACGGGTTTGCAAAGAAGTTGGTGTAGAAACCATTAAAGAAAGAATTTAA
- a CDS encoding GNAT family N-acetyltransferase: MITITPVSSKKELGAFIDFPHDLYKGDPNYVPELFIAQRDLLTKHPFVKHNPLQCFLAYRDGKIVGRIAAILNNHHNEFNKVNEGFFGFFDAINDQQVADELFKTATTWLQDQKVDSIIGPVNFSTNEPSGLLVYGFDSPPVVMMTYNAPYYIDLMENAGFKKKIDLIAYKFGDEGYNERSYKMLDVLQERLKRSDIIIRPINLKKFKQEADALREVYNSAWDSNTGFVPLTDEEFDYLAKDLKLIIDPAFCKVAEHEGKIVGFSITVPNINEILIKIKRGRLLPTGIFKLLLGKSKVKGIRIFALGVIEGYRKRGIEAVLYGDVIREYKKRGLKYAEAGWILENNDLMNKALIDINGDPYKTYRLYEKAI; this comes from the coding sequence ATGATCACAATTACTCCTGTAAGTTCAAAGAAAGAACTTGGGGCATTTATTGATTTTCCGCACGACCTATATAAAGGCGATCCAAATTATGTGCCCGAGCTTTTTATAGCCCAGCGCGATCTGCTTACCAAGCACCCCTTTGTAAAACATAACCCGTTGCAATGCTTCCTGGCTTACCGCGATGGTAAAATTGTTGGCCGTATCGCTGCTATATTGAATAACCACCATAACGAGTTTAATAAGGTTAACGAAGGGTTCTTTGGATTTTTCGATGCGATAAATGACCAGCAAGTAGCCGATGAATTATTCAAGACAGCTACAACCTGGCTTCAGGATCAAAAAGTAGATAGTATAATTGGCCCGGTTAATTTTTCAACTAATGAGCCGAGTGGCTTGCTAGTATATGGCTTTGACAGCCCGCCGGTGGTTATGATGACTTATAATGCCCCATATTATATCGATCTGATGGAAAACGCGGGCTTTAAAAAGAAGATAGACCTTATTGCTTACAAGTTTGGTGATGAGGGCTATAACGAGCGGTCATATAAAATGCTTGATGTTTTACAAGAACGTTTAAAACGTAGTGATATCATTATAAGGCCTATCAACCTTAAAAAATTTAAACAAGAGGCCGATGCCCTGCGCGAAGTTTATAATTCCGCATGGGACAGCAATACAGGGTTTGTGCCTTTGACCGATGAGGAGTTCGACTATCTGGCAAAAGACTTGAAATTAATAATCGATCCTGCTTTTTGTAAAGTTGCAGAGCATGAAGGTAAGATCGTTGGTTTCTCTATTACAGTGCCGAATATAAACGAGATACTGATCAAAATTAAACGGGGTCGTTTGCTGCCAACAGGTATCTTCAAGCTATTGTTGGGCAAAAGCAAGGTCAAAGGCATCCGCATATTCGCACTAGGTGTTATTGAAGGCTATCGTAAGCGTGGGATTGAAGCCGTTTTATATGGCGACGTTATTCGCGAGTATAAAAAACGCGGTTTAAAGTATGCCGAAGCAGGCTGGATACTTGAAAATAATGATCTGATGAACAAAGCGTTGATCGACATTAATGGCGACCCATATAAAACCTATAGGTTGTACGAAAAGGCGATATGA
- a CDS encoding NAD-dependent epimerase/dehydratase family protein: MKERVLLTGASGFIGFHIIEALLTAGYDVTAVVRKSSKVEHLSEFAIQYTDLDFNSVDALKDNIAQNNYNYVIHAAGVTSALTPADYNYFNTTYTVNLAQAAANSGVRFVFLSSLAAIGPLKDLNGQITEATPPAPVTYYGESKLRAETEIREIEGLTYVILRPTAVYGPRERGIFIMFKQLTRGIELYIGRKPQQLSFIYCKDLADVVIKSLKQGSGGYNLSDGNAYDRNKLAEISKDVLHLRTLRINLPMALVKLIALAADKISYLTKKPAPLNTDKLNELAATNWNCSIDKARKDLDFAPRFDLYKGVKETLLWYKKENWI, translated from the coding sequence ATGAAAGAACGCGTGCTGCTGACCGGCGCGAGCGGGTTTATTGGTTTTCATATCATCGAAGCGTTGCTGACCGCGGGCTATGACGTAACAGCGGTCGTTAGAAAGTCGAGCAAGGTGGAACACCTAAGCGAATTTGCTATCCAATATACCGATCTCGATTTCAATAGCGTCGATGCGTTAAAGGATAATATCGCCCAAAATAACTACAACTATGTTATACACGCTGCCGGGGTAACATCAGCCCTAACTCCTGCCGACTATAATTACTTCAACACCACTTACACGGTTAACCTGGCCCAAGCAGCGGCTAACTCTGGAGTACGCTTTGTATTTTTAAGCAGTCTTGCCGCCATTGGCCCATTAAAAGATCTTAACGGACAGATCACAGAAGCAACACCTCCGGCACCTGTCACCTATTACGGCGAAAGCAAATTGCGGGCAGAAACAGAAATCAGAGAAATAGAAGGTTTGACTTATGTGATATTGAGACCAACTGCTGTATACGGCCCGCGAGAGAGAGGGATATTCATCATGTTTAAGCAACTGACGCGAGGCATTGAGTTATACATCGGCAGAAAACCGCAGCAGCTTTCGTTTATTTATTGTAAAGATTTAGCAGATGTTGTAATAAAATCTTTAAAGCAGGGCTCCGGGGGGTATAATTTATCGGACGGAAACGCCTATGACCGCAACAAGCTTGCAGAAATTTCTAAGGATGTGTTACATTTGCGCACCCTAAGAATCAATTTGCCAATGGCCCTGGTAAAACTGATTGCACTTGCAGCAGATAAGATCAGTTACCTCACTAAAAAGCCTGCTCCCCTTAATACCGACAAATTGAACGAACTAGCAGCCACAAATTGGAACTGCAGTATTGATAAAGCCAGAAAAGATTTGGATTTTGCACCACGCTTTGACCTGTATAAAGGCGTTAAAGAAACCCTCCTCTGGTACAAGAAAGAAAACTGGATATAA
- a CDS encoding inositol-3-phosphate synthase: protein MENKVQPAEGKLGILIPGLGAVATTLIAGVVAVNKGISQPIGSLTQMGNIRLGKRTENRYPKIKDFVPLADFQDIVFGGWDVYSDNVYDAAVHASVLDKSLLDAVRPELEAIVPMTAAFDKAYAKNLSGEHVKTGTRLELAQQVEEDIKNFKEQHGLSRIVVLWCGSTEVYFEESDIHQSVEQFEAALSADDKLISPSMIYAYAALKLGYPFVNGAPNLTVDMPAMVELSKRNQAPIAGKDFKTGQTLMKTILAPGLAARSLGIKGWFSTNILGNRDGLVLDDPDNFRTKEVSKLSVLDDILQPELNPELYGDIYHKVRINYYPPHGDNKESWDNIDIFGWLGYQMQIKINFLCRDSILAAPVALDLALFSDLAKRAGMSGIQEWLSFYLKSPQSAPGLRPEHDIFKQLMKLQNTLRHMMGEDLITHLGLDYYQDLVESL, encoded by the coding sequence ATGGAAAACAAAGTTCAGCCTGCAGAAGGTAAGTTAGGTATTTTAATACCCGGCCTTGGCGCAGTTGCTACAACCCTTATCGCCGGCGTAGTTGCCGTTAACAAAGGCATATCACAACCAATTGGTTCGCTAACCCAAATGGGCAATATACGTTTAGGTAAAAGAACAGAAAACCGCTATCCAAAGATTAAAGATTTTGTGCCTTTGGCAGATTTTCAAGACATTGTTTTTGGTGGATGGGACGTTTATAGCGACAACGTTTACGACGCCGCGGTACACGCCAGCGTATTAGATAAAAGCTTGTTAGATGCTGTACGCCCCGAGTTGGAAGCCATTGTACCTATGACCGCCGCGTTTGATAAGGCTTATGCTAAGAACTTGTCGGGCGAGCACGTAAAAACGGGTACCCGTTTAGAACTTGCACAACAGGTTGAAGAAGATATTAAAAACTTTAAAGAGCAGCATGGCCTTAGCCGTATTGTTGTATTGTGGTGCGGCTCTACCGAAGTATATTTTGAAGAAAGCGACATTCACCAGAGTGTAGAACAGTTTGAGGCAGCGCTTTCCGCTGATGATAAGCTGATCTCTCCTAGTATGATCTATGCTTATGCGGCGCTTAAATTAGGCTATCCGTTTGTTAATGGTGCCCCTAACTTAACGGTAGATATGCCGGCAATGGTAGAGCTTTCTAAACGTAACCAGGCACCTATCGCCGGCAAAGATTTTAAAACCGGCCAAACCTTAATGAAAACCATTTTAGCTCCCGGACTTGCGGCACGTTCCCTGGGGATTAAAGGTTGGTTCTCTACCAATATATTGGGCAACCGCGATGGTTTAGTGCTGGATGATCCGGATAACTTCCGCACCAAAGAAGTATCCAAACTGAGCGTGTTGGATGATATCCTTCAGCCTGAACTGAACCCTGAGTTGTACGGCGACATCTACCACAAAGTACGTATCAACTACTACCCGCCTCACGGTGACAACAAAGAAAGCTGGGATAACATAGACATTTTTGGCTGGTTAGGTTATCAGATGCAGATCAAGATCAATTTTTTGTGCCGCGACTCAATCCTGGCAGCGCCGGTTGCTTTAGACCTGGCATTGTTTAGTGATTTGGCTAAACGTGCAGGCATGAGCGGTATTCAAGAATGGTTATCATTCTACTTGAAATCACCGCAGTCCGCGCCAGGATTACGCCCAGAGCATGACATCTTTAAACAATTGATGAAGTTACAAAATACACTTCGCCACATGATGGGCGAAGATTTGATCACTCACCTTGGTCTGGATTATTATCAAGACCTTGTGGAATCATTGTAA
- a CDS encoding CDP-alcohol phosphatidyltransferase family protein, with protein sequence MAEQVETAPRSLRTSVQLAIYKVIDPFVKILIKLGLTPNAVTSIGFFLNIGVAVIFIIGAEEGNRSDLTYVGWAGGLILFAGLFDMLDGQVARLGNMKSTFGALYDSVLDRYSELIMFLGICWYLVAHHYFLSSLFAFIALMGSMMVSYVRARAEGLGVECKGGLMQRPERVITIGLCAILCGVTSLYIGGDYKLFLPGIRYHVFETMSIFTIPIAALAVLTNITAFNRLKDAKKALEEQGR encoded by the coding sequence ATGGCAGAACAAGTAGAAACGGCACCGCGATCTTTACGTACAAGCGTGCAGCTTGCTATTTATAAAGTAATCGATCCTTTTGTAAAGATTTTGATCAAATTGGGCCTCACCCCAAACGCGGTAACTTCTATTGGTTTCTTTCTGAACATTGGCGTAGCGGTGATATTTATCATCGGCGCTGAAGAAGGTAACCGCTCTGATCTTACCTACGTTGGTTGGGCCGGCGGTTTAATATTATTCGCCGGTTTATTTGACATGCTTGACGGGCAGGTCGCCCGCTTGGGAAATATGAAGTCTACTTTCGGCGCATTGTATGATTCTGTCTTAGACCGTTATAGTGAGTTAATCATGTTTTTGGGTATCTGCTGGTACCTTGTAGCACACCATTACTTTCTTAGTTCTCTTTTCGCATTCATAGCCTTAATGGGTTCAATGATGGTAAGTTATGTGAGGGCCCGGGCCGAAGGTCTTGGTGTAGAATGCAAAGGTGGCTTAATGCAACGCCCCGAGCGTGTCATTACTATTGGCCTATGCGCAATACTTTGCGGCGTAACATCTTTATATATTGGTGGCGACTACAAACTCTTTTTGCCTGGCATTCGCTATCACGTGTTCGAAACCATGTCGATTTTTACCATTCCGATAGCGGCTCTTGCGGTGCTAACGAATATTACAGCGTTCAACCGCCTTAAGGACGCTAAAAAAGCCTTAGAAGAACAAGGCCGCTAA
- a CDS encoding DUF4833 domain-containing protein: protein MKKLIFIILAAYAAVFTLNAHAAGTTLSADTTKKKGKPPVIFPTPPVNPNRMFYVQRDPNPNTAIYELNIKNGQLNEDEPIHPYWIKYNDKGQHEELNYIQRKFAYGLNQKRLGTDKWDIRFVSYKKLAMELMKGNDGKYHIFALFGQKQAILNRIFVRIEGGSFWIPNVVYVELKGTDPSTGQELTERFKP, encoded by the coding sequence TTGAAGAAGCTTATTTTTATTATCCTGGCTGCTTATGCTGCAGTTTTTACTTTAAACGCGCATGCCGCCGGTACGACTTTAAGTGCCGATACGACGAAAAAGAAAGGGAAGCCGCCGGTAATTTTTCCTACGCCTCCTGTCAATCCAAACCGGATGTTTTACGTTCAACGTGATCCTAATCCAAATACTGCCATTTATGAGCTTAACATCAAGAACGGCCAGTTGAATGAAGATGAGCCTATTCATCCCTATTGGATAAAATATAATGACAAGGGCCAGCACGAAGAACTGAATTACATTCAGCGTAAATTTGCTTACGGCCTTAACCAGAAAAGGCTTGGTACAGATAAATGGGACATCCGCTTTGTGTCATACAAAAAGCTGGCTATGGAGTTGATGAAAGGCAATGACGGAAAATATCACATTTTTGCATTGTTTGGACAAAAACAAGCCATTTTAAACCGTATTTTTGTACGGATAGAGGGTGGTTCTTTTTGGATACCTAATGTTGTTTATGTTGAGCTTAAGGGCACTGATCCATCAACCGGTCAGGAGCTCACAGAGCGTTTTAAACCCTGA
- a CDS encoding sterol desaturase family protein, producing MKKNYVSNSQESVRMFKSDFLESLSKVHFFVPIIIFLPVILICTYMALFDTQMSIGRYAVLFFGGLFIWTFTEYILHRFVFHYVPKAEWALRLHFIFHGVHHDYPSDAKRLVMPPSASIPLATGFFFLFRALLPFHTDVLGFFPGFILGYLVYDIGHYAIHHFNFKGGIWKTIKRHHMLHHYQDPSKGYGVSSALWDKVFRSDFDKQ from the coding sequence ATGAAAAAGAATTATGTATCAAACTCGCAAGAGTCTGTACGGATGTTTAAAAGCGACTTTCTGGAAAGTTTGTCTAAGGTGCATTTCTTTGTGCCGATCATCATCTTTTTACCGGTTATTCTTATTTGCACTTACATGGCTTTGTTCGATACCCAAATGAGTATAGGTCGTTACGCCGTGCTTTTTTTTGGCGGGCTTTTTATCTGGACATTCACCGAATACATTTTACACCGCTTTGTGTTTCATTATGTGCCTAAGGCGGAATGGGCTTTGCGTTTGCACTTCATATTTCATGGCGTACATCATGATTACCCGAGTGATGCGAAACGTTTGGTTATGCCACCATCTGCAAGTATCCCCTTAGCCACCGGCTTTTTCTTTTTATTCCGTGCACTGCTGCCTTTTCATACTGATGTGCTTGGTTTCTTTCCCGGTTTCATCTTAGGCTACTTAGTTTATGATATTGGCCATTACGCCATCCACCACTTTAATTTTAAAGGCGGTATCTGGAAAACTATTAAGAGGCACCATATGCTGCATCATTATCAAGATCCTTCAAAAGGTTATGGTGTAAGCTCTGCTCTGTGGGACAAAGTTTTCCGTTCGGATTTTGATAAACAATAA
- a CDS encoding phosphatase PAP2 family protein, whose product MAATAIDQNAKAVTPRQVIIVTVATIVYFLLSWQLVGFKTDQVFLAVLFNGLFYASPLTRRFILGFAIFIVYWIIFDYMKAFPNYRYNTVHIADLYNSEKHLFGIRFKGQLLTPNEFWKANHKVFLDVMSGVFYLCWVPVPLAFAAFLLFTKPKQFLCFALTFFLVNLIGFIIYYLYPAAPPWYVQLHGFNFIAGTPGNTGALSRFDDFCHAGVFKSIYAKSSNVFAAMPSLHSAYPVIVLFYGLKNRLGLINIFFVVVMCGIWFAAVYASHHYVLDVVAGIFCAILGIGIFNVALKTSHTFQRFLNSYHQIISK is encoded by the coding sequence ATGGCAGCTACTGCCATTGATCAAAACGCTAAAGCGGTAACGCCAAGGCAGGTTATCATTGTTACCGTAGCCACTATTGTCTACTTTCTGCTTTCGTGGCAGCTTGTTGGTTTTAAAACAGACCAGGTTTTTCTTGCAGTGTTATTTAACGGGTTATTTTATGCCAGTCCGCTTACACGGAGGTTTATTTTAGGCTTTGCGATCTTCATCGTCTACTGGATCATCTTTGATTACATGAAGGCGTTTCCGAATTATCGTTACAACACCGTACACATTGCAGATTTGTACAATTCGGAAAAGCACCTTTTCGGTATTCGTTTTAAGGGGCAGCTGTTAACACCAAATGAATTTTGGAAAGCCAATCACAAAGTCTTTCTCGATGTCATGTCAGGCGTTTTTTACTTGTGCTGGGTACCTGTTCCTTTAGCTTTCGCGGCTTTCCTGCTTTTTACCAAGCCGAAACAGTTTCTGTGTTTCGCGCTTACCTTCTTTCTGGTAAATCTAATCGGCTTCATCATCTATTATTTATATCCTGCAGCGCCACCGTGGTATGTTCAGTTGCACGGTTTTAATTTTATTGCAGGTACGCCGGGTAATACAGGTGCGCTTAGTCGCTTTGACGATTTTTGCCATGCAGGTGTGTTCAAATCTATCTACGCCAAAAGTTCGAATGTATTTGCCGCAATGCCTTCCCTTCATTCAGCCTACCCGGTCATTGTACTATTTTATGGACTAAAGAACAGGCTAGGTTTAATAAATATTTTCTTTGTGGTGGTAATGTGTGGTATTTGGTTTGCGGCTGTTTACGCCAGTCACCACTATGTGCTTGACGTTGTTGCCGGTATATTTTGCGCTATTTTAGGCATCGGGATTTTTAATGTTGCGCTCAAAACAAGTCATACCTTCCAACGTTTCTTAAATTCCTACCATCAGATCATCAGTAAGTAA
- a CDS encoding 7-carboxy-7-deazaguanine synthase QueE has translation MIAQVPEDGTHLPLMEEFYTIQGEGFNTGKAAYFIRLGGCDVGCHWCDVKESWDASLHPLTSADTIVQHAMQYPAKTIVVTGGEPLIYNLNYLTAHMKEHGITTFIETSGAYPLSGHWDWICLSPKKFKAPVPSIAKQAHELKVIVFNKSDFAWAEQHAQMVAPDCKLYLQPEWSKAKEVTPLIIDYVMAHPKWEISLQTHKYLNIP, from the coding sequence ATGATAGCACAAGTTCCCGAAGATGGCACCCATCTTCCTTTAATGGAAGAGTTTTATACTATACAAGGCGAAGGTTTTAACACCGGTAAAGCAGCTTATTTTATCAGATTAGGAGGCTGTGATGTGGGCTGCCATTGGTGCGATGTAAAAGAAAGCTGGGATGCTAGTTTGCATCCGCTTACATCAGCCGATACTATTGTCCAACACGCCATGCAATACCCGGCAAAAACCATTGTAGTTACGGGGGGTGAGCCTTTGATCTATAATCTGAATTATTTGACCGCTCACATGAAAGAGCATGGAATAACCACCTTTATCGAAACTTCAGGCGCATATCCCCTATCCGGTCATTGGGATTGGATATGCCTGTCTCCAAAAAAATTTAAGGCACCTGTACCTTCCATCGCAAAGCAGGCACATGAATTAAAGGTTATCGTTTTTAACAAATCTGACTTTGCCTGGGCAGAGCAGCATGCACAAATGGTCGCGCCCGATTGCAAATTATACCTGCAGCCCGAATGGTCTAAAGCAAAGGAAGTAACGCCGTTAATTATTGATTATGTGATGGCTCACCCAAAATGGGAAATATCGCTTCAAACTCACAAGTACTTAAATATCCCATAA
- a CDS encoding OmpA family protein, whose translation MKGLRLIALLIFLPFALLAQSNYSSRNETAIKDYARASSFVEVHKYDEAVLLLQQAISADGKFLEAYLLLGDVYRIKRDFKGALEQFQKAAAINPEFNRQLYYKLSEMEVNTGHYKDAQAHLVKYLSFPYITDRDRQYAKKLTADCEFAIQALEHPVAFKPINLGPEINTKDDEYLPVATADEGMLIFTRRINNNEDFYKSLKVKGKWQQAVYLSDQINTPFYNEGAQSISQDGKYLFFTGCNRPDGLGRCDIYVSQKKGDDWSKPFDLPSPVNTPGWESQPSVSADGKTLYFTSNRKGGYGGYDIWKSTLGPKGWQEPVNLGPTVNTPFDEQSPFIHPDDSTLYFCSNGWPGMGNKDLFISRLDKEGKWQKPQNLGYPINSSGDENGLTITANGAYAYFASDNLNGIGGYDIYMFELPVAVRPRMVTYVKGTVTDAQTKKPLDAIVEIIDLEKNQQVYKDISVPEGFFLATLASGKNYGLNISKEGYLFYSQNFSLKNHAADKPFIANVGLNPIEVGKKVILNNIFFGTNKYQLEADSKAELQKIIEFLNTNPTVRIEISGHTDNVGNDQANQILSQNRAKSVYEYLVTNGIGAGRLMFKGYGKTQPLMPNTTEENRAMNRRTEFKVIGK comes from the coding sequence ATGAAGGGATTGCGACTGATTGCTTTGTTAATTTTTTTGCCTTTTGCGCTTTTAGCGCAGAGCAATTACAGTTCCCGCAATGAAACTGCTATAAAAGACTATGCAAGGGCAAGCTCTTTTGTTGAAGTTCATAAGTATGACGAAGCTGTTTTACTGCTGCAACAGGCTATATCAGCGGATGGAAAATTTTTAGAGGCCTATCTTTTACTAGGGGACGTGTACCGCATAAAGCGCGATTTTAAAGGCGCCTTAGAGCAATTTCAAAAAGCAGCAGCCATCAACCCCGAATTTAACCGGCAACTTTATTACAAGCTGAGCGAAATGGAGGTGAATACCGGCCACTACAAAGATGCCCAAGCGCACTTGGTTAAGTATTTATCGTTCCCATACATTACCGACCGCGATAGACAATATGCAAAAAAACTGACTGCCGATTGCGAGTTTGCTATACAAGCATTAGAACACCCTGTGGCGTTTAAACCGATAAACCTGGGGCCGGAGATCAATACAAAAGACGATGAATATTTACCTGTTGCTACAGCCGACGAAGGCATGCTCATTTTTACGAGGCGCATCAACAACAACGAAGATTTTTACAAAAGCTTAAAGGTCAAAGGAAAATGGCAGCAAGCTGTTTACTTAAGCGATCAGATCAATACGCCGTTTTATAATGAAGGCGCCCAGTCTATCTCGCAAGATGGTAAGTATCTTTTCTTTACAGGATGTAACCGCCCCGACGGCCTGGGCCGCTGCGATATTTACGTGTCGCAGAAAAAGGGTGATGACTGGTCGAAACCCTTTGACCTTCCATCGCCGGTAAACACGCCCGGCTGGGAGTCGCAGCCGTCAGTAAGTGCCGATGGCAAAACGCTCTATTTTACCAGCAATCGTAAAGGCGGTTATGGGGGTTACGACATCTGGAAGTCTACCTTAGGCCCGAAAGGCTGGCAGGAGCCGGTAAACCTTGGCCCAACTGTTAATACCCCTTTTGATGAGCAATCTCCTTTTATCCACCCGGATGACAGCACTTTATACTTTTGCTCTAACGGATGGCCCGGGATGGGAAACAAAGACTTATTTATCAGCAGGCTGGACAAGGAAGGTAAATGGCAAAAACCCCAGAACCTTGGCTATCCAATTAATTCCAGCGGCGACGAAAACGGGTTAACCATTACTGCAAACGGCGCGTACGCTTACTTTGCTTCTGATAACCTTAATGGCATTGGTGGTTATGATATTTATATGTTTGAGTTGCCGGTAGCTGTTAGGCCACGAATGGTGACCTATGTTAAAGGAACGGTTACTGATGCTCAAACTAAAAAGCCGTTAGATGCTATAGTTGAGATCATCGACCTGGAGAAAAATCAGCAGGTGTACAAAGATATTTCCGTGCCCGAAGGTTTTTTCCTGGCAACGTTAGCCAGCGGCAAAAACTATGGCTTGAATATTTCAAAGGAGGGTTACCTCTTTTATTCGCAAAATTTCTCATTGAAAAATCACGCTGCTGATAAGCCGTTCATTGCCAACGTTGGCCTTAACCCCATTGAGGTAGGCAAGAAAGTTATTCTTAACAATATCTTCTTCGGCACCAACAAATATCAATTAGAGGCAGACTCTAAAGCGGAGCTGCAGAAAATTATTGAGTTCCTGAATACAAATCCAACAGTACGTATAGAAATATCCGGGCATACAGATAACGTTGGTAATGACCAAGCCAATCAGATACTTTCGCAGAACAGAGCGAAATCTGTTTATGAGTACTTGGTAACCAATGGCATTGGTGCCGGCCGCTTAATGTTTAAGGGCTATGGCAAAACGCAGCCGCTGATGCCGAACACCACAGAAGAAAACCGTGCTATGAACCGCCGCACGGAGTTTAAAGTGATTGGGAAGTGA